In Paenibacillus phoenicis, one genomic interval encodes:
- the nagZ gene encoding beta-N-acetylhexosaminidase — protein MDRINTSHRSRSLWMITCLLLLVILVVGGCSGAARNPSSSVGEGNGGSTSNGTETNQGETSPSTPEAPETSEKPADPAAKLLDELSTEEKIGQLVLVGMDGTEPNDVTRQLIEEYHVGGFIFYKDNIQDTKQALTLFNGLKTANQNKAVPLFLSVDEEGGRVSRMPGELTKLPAARKIGNTVSEELAGQIGGIIGQELAGFGLNLDFAPVLDVNSNPDNPVIGDRAFGTKPEIVSRMGIAVMKGIREQGVIPVVKHFPGHGDTSVDSHLGLPVVEHDLDRLRKLELVPFKQAIQEGADVVMIAHLLMPKLDPEHPASFSKAVIHDLLREELGYEGTIISDDMTMGAIVEHYDIRDAAVQFIQAGGNIVLVGHDEEKEKQVIQALRDAVSSGTISAETLDERVYNVLKLKQKYKLTNDPAQGPNTKQLNQDISDILKPYGL, from the coding sequence ATGGACAGAATCAACACATCGCATCGGAGCAGAAGCCTCTGGATGATCACTTGCTTGCTGCTGCTCGTGATCCTCGTAGTCGGGGGATGTTCGGGGGCAGCACGCAATCCTTCGTCTTCTGTTGGAGAAGGAAACGGAGGTTCCACCTCCAACGGGACGGAAACGAACCAAGGAGAGACGTCCCCTTCAACCCCCGAAGCGCCGGAAACCTCGGAGAAACCGGCCGATCCTGCCGCCAAACTGCTGGATGAGCTCAGCACCGAGGAGAAAATCGGCCAGCTTGTTCTGGTGGGCATGGATGGAACTGAGCCAAACGACGTGACTCGCCAGCTCATCGAGGAGTATCACGTTGGGGGCTTTATTTTCTATAAAGACAACATCCAGGACACCAAGCAGGCGCTTACCTTATTTAACGGCTTGAAGACCGCCAACCAGAACAAGGCGGTACCGCTGTTTCTGAGCGTTGACGAAGAAGGCGGGCGGGTCAGCCGCATGCCTGGGGAACTCACGAAGCTGCCTGCCGCTCGCAAAATCGGCAATACCGTCAGCGAGGAATTGGCCGGGCAAATTGGCGGAATCATCGGGCAAGAGCTGGCCGGCTTCGGACTGAATCTGGACTTCGCCCCGGTGCTTGACGTCAACAGCAATCCGGATAATCCGGTGATTGGGGATCGGGCATTTGGCACGAAGCCGGAAATCGTTAGCCGCATGGGCATTGCCGTGATGAAGGGAATCCGGGAGCAAGGCGTAATTCCGGTCGTTAAGCATTTTCCGGGACATGGCGATACTTCGGTGGATTCGCATCTGGGGCTGCCGGTTGTGGAGCATGATTTGGACCGGCTGCGGAAGCTGGAGCTGGTGCCCTTTAAGCAGGCGATTCAAGAGGGGGCCGACGTCGTCATGATCGCTCACCTGTTGATGCCGAAGCTGGACCCCGAGCATCCGGCTTCCTTCTCTAAGGCGGTCATTCATGACTTGCTGCGGGAGGAGCTGGGATACGAGGGGACGATCATTTCTGATGATATGACGATGGGCGCCATCGTGGAGCATTACGATATCCGTGACGCGGCCGTGCAGTTCATTCAGGCCGGCGGGAACATCGTGCTGGTGGGCCATGACGAAGAGAAGGAGAAGCAGGTGATCCAGGCGCTGCGCGATGCCGTCAGCTCCGGCACCATTTCAGCGGAAACGCTGGATGAACGGGTGTATAACGTGTTGAAGCTGAAGCAGAAATATAAACTCACTAACGACCCTGCGCAAGGGCCGAATACGAAGCAGTTAAATCAGGATATCAGCGATATCCTTAAGCCTTACGGGCTCTGA
- a CDS encoding LOG family protein, with amino-acid sequence MKSICVFAGSRFGEDEQYRVKAEQLGKVMAQRGYRLIYGGSRHGLMGAVANAILEAGGEAIGIMPSGLIHGEMAHPGLTQFIEVEGMHARKAKMSELADGFIALPGGFGTLEELFEVLCWLQIGIHQKPVGVLNVQGYFEPLMELVNSCIRAGFVHPGHEALINLAEEPGELLSRMENFVPVIAEKKWKQGRTL; translated from the coding sequence ATGAAATCGATTTGCGTATTTGCCGGCTCGCGATTTGGTGAAGACGAGCAATACCGCGTCAAGGCGGAACAGCTGGGAAAAGTCATGGCACAGCGGGGATACCGCTTAATTTATGGAGGCTCTAGGCACGGGCTGATGGGCGCCGTAGCGAATGCGATATTGGAGGCCGGCGGCGAAGCGATTGGCATCATGCCTTCCGGTTTGATTCACGGAGAAATGGCGCATCCGGGGTTGACGCAGTTTATCGAAGTCGAGGGTATGCATGCCCGGAAAGCAAAGATGAGCGAGCTGGCAGACGGGTTCATCGCTCTTCCCGGTGGATTTGGCACGTTGGAGGAGCTGTTTGAGGTGTTATGCTGGCTGCAAATCGGCATCCACCAGAAGCCGGTTGGCGTTCTTAATGTGCAGGGCTATTTCGAGCCGCTGATGGAATTGGTGAATTCCTGCATCCGGGCCGGCTTTGTCCATCCTGGGCATGAAGCCTTGATCAATCTAGCCGAGGAACCGGGCGAGCTGCTGTCGCGGATGGAGAACTTTGTACCGGTTATTGCGGAGAAGAAATGGAAGCAGGGGCGAACCCTGTGA
- a CDS encoding DinB family protein, giving the protein MLKWFQYNWQVRDEWFHWCENVPEEELLRKRVGGVGSILQTLFHIVDVEWSWIRTIEGKPDFQEDFKSFMSLELVKKLSDSFHTEVEAFLQTWTPEMDGILVTDSWGREFTQGEILRHVIAHEIHHIGQLSVWSRELGRVPVSPNFIDRGLR; this is encoded by the coding sequence ATGTTAAAGTGGTTTCAATATAATTGGCAAGTCCGGGACGAATGGTTTCACTGGTGTGAGAATGTCCCTGAAGAAGAGCTGCTGCGCAAGCGGGTCGGCGGTGTGGGGAGTATTTTACAGACCTTATTTCATATCGTTGATGTTGAATGGAGCTGGATCCGCACCATCGAAGGGAAACCGGATTTTCAGGAGGACTTCAAATCGTTTATGTCTTTAGAATTGGTGAAGAAGCTGTCGGATTCCTTTCATACGGAAGTCGAGGCGTTTCTTCAGACTTGGACCCCCGAGATGGACGGAATACTTGTGACCGATTCATGGGGAAGAGAGTTTACGCAAGGCGAAATCCTCCGTCATGTGATTGCCCACGAGATTCATCATATCGGTCAGCTGTCAGTGTGGTCACGGGAGTTGGGGCGGGTGCCGGTGTCACCAAATTTTATTGACCGGGGACTTCGTTAG
- a CDS encoding S-layer homology domain-containing protein, whose translation MKQQLNQISKAARQKPPVKLAFLGLVALSVALPQRAALAEEATASTSTTTTIVNTGNLGTDPSKQGEAVADSSRAKITKEQAIAKVRELFPILKEATVNQVEYGIINVYPAPSYQDVWTIHWQVEVGNGSHSFSSRVDAITGDLMSTYITFPRQGNKVYYPPKLTREQASEQANAFLAKAAPSLSADEVKESDSLFYLDSQALFGPVQYDFSFDVLKNGLPSGFESIHITVTGDGEVVFFSRSEERLEYPSSVPTVSKAEAEKKFRDEFQVELGYVPVRKNGAISDWILAWQPVSDASLAINAQTGRKINSEGTELTSTTVTISDVPAGTKIFEPRTSKVELTSDEAAKLVEQTVFIPEGRKLIYPSMSSDYRNPERKTWSLRWEEERQNLTGPMYFPAQTYATVDALSGQILGFQIEAFNYGEPREPLAPPPGAAKLNYEQAKQRALEWVNQLYPQASRNLKLIERGESWSRLSNGEQFRFELTRYVNDLPVLGGGVFITVDAYGRLFFYSVNHEQIPEDLPDSQTATVTAEQALQSYLDNFKLELQYNQIGGYMIDNTYVDPKVYLVYSPQFKDPGTSFQVLNAVTGKWVTTYEGIRMEPTRGDIEPKDVKGHWAEADLKTLVQYRILETDEQGNLNPNETITVGDWLTYAVKAANPYYTSYVLASPSAASAEVSMDDKYSQAVKYAADLGWIDPAEPLQLDQKLTREQLAVLLTSMVKYDRLAANFFGKDAFINQFSDAKQITRPGEVTIAVRLGLLQGQNGKFNPQRQVTKAEAASILMRLVKLQGHTDQPIASQ comes from the coding sequence TTGAAGCAACAATTGAATCAAATCAGCAAAGCAGCACGGCAAAAGCCGCCTGTCAAATTGGCATTTCTTGGTTTGGTGGCGCTTTCAGTGGCCTTGCCGCAGCGGGCGGCGCTGGCAGAGGAGGCCACAGCCTCTACGTCAACAACGACGACGATCGTAAACACCGGGAACTTGGGAACCGATCCGTCCAAGCAAGGGGAGGCAGTTGCCGATTCGTCTCGTGCCAAAATTACGAAGGAGCAGGCTATCGCTAAGGTTCGGGAATTGTTTCCGATTTTGAAAGAGGCGACAGTGAACCAGGTCGAATACGGGATTATTAATGTGTACCCTGCACCAAGCTATCAGGATGTCTGGACCATTCATTGGCAAGTTGAAGTTGGCAATGGGAGTCACAGCTTTTCAAGCAGGGTGGATGCCATCACCGGGGATTTGATGAGCACCTATATTACCTTTCCGCGACAAGGCAATAAGGTCTATTATCCTCCGAAATTAACGAGAGAGCAGGCTTCGGAACAAGCGAATGCCTTTCTCGCCAAAGCTGCTCCATCGTTATCAGCCGATGAGGTGAAAGAAAGTGATTCTCTTTTTTACTTGGATTCGCAGGCTTTATTTGGTCCGGTACAGTATGATTTTTCTTTCGATGTTCTGAAGAATGGGCTGCCCTCCGGTTTTGAATCCATTCATATCACGGTAACCGGCGATGGAGAAGTCGTCTTTTTTAGCCGTTCTGAGGAGAGGTTGGAATATCCGTCCTCCGTTCCGACGGTTTCTAAAGCGGAAGCGGAGAAGAAGTTCCGAGACGAGTTCCAGGTTGAACTGGGGTATGTCCCGGTACGGAAGAACGGTGCCATTTCCGATTGGATCCTGGCTTGGCAGCCGGTTTCGGATGCTTCCCTGGCCATTAACGCCCAGACGGGACGCAAGATTAACAGTGAAGGTACAGAGCTGACCTCCACCACGGTTACAATTAGCGATGTTCCAGCCGGGACCAAGATATTTGAGCCGCGCACTTCTAAAGTGGAATTAACATCTGATGAAGCCGCGAAGTTGGTGGAACAAACGGTTTTTATTCCAGAAGGCCGGAAGCTTATATATCCGAGTATGAGCAGCGATTACAGGAATCCGGAGAGGAAGACATGGAGCTTAAGATGGGAAGAGGAGCGCCAGAACCTGACGGGACCGATGTATTTCCCGGCCCAGACGTACGCCACGGTCGATGCCTTGAGCGGACAAATTCTCGGGTTCCAGATTGAAGCGTTTAATTATGGCGAGCCGCGTGAACCGTTGGCGCCTCCGCCTGGAGCAGCGAAACTGAATTATGAGCAAGCGAAGCAGCGCGCCTTGGAATGGGTGAACCAGTTATATCCGCAAGCGAGCCGGAACCTAAAACTGATTGAACGCGGGGAATCTTGGAGTCGCCTCTCGAATGGAGAGCAATTCCGCTTCGAATTGACCCGTTACGTTAATGACCTTCCGGTGCTCGGTGGAGGGGTTTTTATTACGGTCGATGCGTATGGTCGGTTGTTCTTCTATTCTGTGAACCACGAGCAAATTCCGGAGGATCTGCCGGACAGCCAAACAGCAACCGTAACAGCGGAGCAAGCACTCCAATCGTACCTGGACAACTTTAAATTAGAATTGCAGTATAACCAGATCGGCGGGTATATGATTGATAATACCTACGTGGATCCAAAGGTATACCTCGTTTACTCACCGCAATTCAAGGATCCAGGAACGTCTTTTCAAGTGCTGAATGCCGTGACGGGCAAGTGGGTGACGACGTATGAGGGCATCCGCATGGAACCAACGCGGGGTGACATCGAGCCCAAAGATGTGAAGGGCCACTGGGCAGAGGCAGATTTGAAGACCCTGGTTCAATACCGCATTCTAGAAACGGATGAGCAAGGGAACCTGAATCCCAATGAGACGATCACGGTGGGGGACTGGCTGACCTATGCCGTGAAGGCGGCGAATCCTTATTATACAAGCTACGTGCTGGCATCCCCGTCTGCCGCGTCCGCAGAGGTCTCGATGGACGACAAGTATTCCCAGGCGGTGAAGTACGCTGCCGATTTGGGGTGGATCGATCCGGCCGAGCCGTTACAACTGGATCAGAAGCTGACCCGAGAGCAGCTGGCCGTCTTGCTTACCTCGATGGTCAAATACGATCGCTTGGCGGCGAATTTCTTCGGCAAAGACGCATTCATCAACCAGTTCAGCGATGCCAAGCAAATCACTCGCCCCGGCGAGGTCACCATAGCGGTTCGACTCGGATTGCTGCAAGGCCAGAACGGCAAATTCAACCCGCAGCGCCAAGTCACCAAAGCCGAAGCCGCTTCTATCCTGATGAGATTGGTGAAGCTCCAAGGTCATACCGATCAGCCGATTGCCTCGCAGTAA
- the mnmH gene encoding tRNA 2-selenouridine(34) synthase MnmH, with protein sequence MFQDIGLQEWAEQRESGKAITMIDVRSPSEFAESTIPGSLNIPLFDDQERAEIGTLYKQVSVDAAKQRGLEIVSAKLPDFVRKFAEIPGRKAVFCWRGGMRSRTTATLLSLMDIHTYRLAGGYRAYRQWVVSTLEQMEFAPELTVIHGNTGSGKTLLLRKLQEQGYPVIDLEKMAGHRGSVFGQIGLQAHNQKMFDSLLLDDLLRYREAPYVLMEAESKRIGKVVVPEFLMEKKEQGRHIRIDLPTDVRVQIILEDYEPWNNPEGCLLAFRKIKSRIHTPIAAEIEQSLLAGRYDRAVELLLTYYYDPRYAHTEGQYEGAEFTVIRANTVDEAVMEVQRLLPKLV encoded by the coding sequence ATGTTTCAGGATATAGGCTTGCAGGAATGGGCGGAGCAGCGAGAAAGCGGCAAAGCGATCACCATGATTGACGTTAGATCGCCCTCCGAGTTCGCCGAGTCCACGATTCCAGGCAGTTTGAATATCCCGCTGTTTGATGATCAGGAGCGGGCGGAAATTGGAACTTTATATAAGCAGGTGAGCGTAGACGCCGCCAAACAACGCGGGCTTGAGATCGTTTCAGCCAAGCTGCCCGACTTTGTCCGGAAGTTTGCGGAAATCCCGGGGCGTAAAGCGGTGTTCTGCTGGCGTGGTGGGATGCGAAGCCGAACGACGGCGACGCTGCTCAGTCTGATGGATATCCATACGTACCGGCTGGCCGGCGGATATCGCGCTTATCGCCAATGGGTTGTCAGCACGCTCGAGCAGATGGAGTTTGCTCCTGAACTCACCGTGATCCACGGGAATACGGGAAGCGGCAAAACCTTGCTGCTTCGCAAGCTTCAGGAACAAGGGTATCCCGTTATCGATCTGGAGAAGATGGCGGGTCATCGGGGCTCGGTGTTTGGGCAAATTGGGCTGCAGGCGCATAACCAGAAGATGTTCGACTCGCTGCTGTTGGATGATCTCCTGCGTTATCGGGAAGCGCCTTACGTGTTGATGGAGGCGGAAAGCAAACGAATCGGCAAGGTGGTTGTCCCTGAATTCCTCATGGAGAAGAAAGAGCAGGGGCGGCATATCCGGATCGATCTGCCAACGGACGTACGGGTGCAGATCATTTTGGAGGATTACGAGCCTTGGAACAATCCGGAGGGCTGTCTGCTAGCGTTCCGAAAAATCAAATCCAGAATCCATACGCCCATCGCTGCGGAAATCGAACAAAGCCTGCTTGCAGGCCGCTATGACCGCGCGGTTGAGCTTCTTCTAACTTACTACTATGATCCTCGGTATGCCCATACAGAAGGGCAATACGAGGGAGCGGAATTTACGGTGATTCGGGCCAACACGGTTGACGAAGCCGTCATGGAAGTTCAACGACTCTTACCGAAGTTGGTTTAA
- the selD gene encoding selenide, water dikinase SelD translates to MSTVEPIKLTSLSSKGGCGCKIGPADLMQVIRSLPPTVPNPDLLVGLDTSDDAGVYRLSDDLALVQTVDFFTPIVDDPYAFGQIAAANALSDIYAMGGKPLTVLNIVAFPISTLDKSILADILRGAGDKVQEAGATLVGGHSIDDKEPKFGLAVTGLVHPDKVRTNAGAKPGDKLILTKPIGVGIMTTSIKKDQLSAEETKRVTEVMSTLNKTAAEVMEPYDVHACTDVTGFGLMGHTLEMAKGSGTGITIFQSRVPVLPRVRELAEQGFVPGGTKNNFAHVEANITFPDSLDQIGRYILCDAVTSGGLLISVNPDQSEQLLDELQKAGVEASLIGEVTAENAGHIVVEA, encoded by the coding sequence ATGTCTACTGTTGAACCTATAAAATTAACATCCTTGTCCAGCAAAGGAGGCTGCGGCTGCAAAATCGGCCCGGCAGACCTCATGCAAGTGATTCGAAGCCTCCCGCCAACGGTGCCGAATCCAGATCTGCTGGTGGGGCTTGATACAAGTGATGATGCCGGGGTATATCGGTTAAGCGATGACCTCGCGCTGGTGCAAACGGTCGATTTCTTTACACCAATCGTTGACGATCCGTACGCGTTTGGCCAAATCGCCGCCGCAAATGCGCTCAGCGATATTTACGCGATGGGCGGCAAGCCGCTCACCGTGCTGAACATTGTAGCTTTTCCGATTTCCACTTTGGATAAAAGCATTCTGGCCGACATCCTGCGCGGCGCAGGAGACAAGGTGCAAGAAGCTGGAGCGACGCTGGTGGGCGGCCACTCCATCGACGACAAAGAGCCGAAATTTGGCTTGGCTGTGACCGGGTTGGTTCACCCGGATAAGGTCAGAACCAATGCTGGCGCCAAGCCGGGGGACAAGCTGATCTTAACGAAGCCGATCGGCGTTGGCATCATGACCACCTCGATCAAGAAGGATCAGCTCAGCGCAGAAGAGACGAAGCGGGTCACCGAAGTCATGTCGACCTTAAACAAAACGGCCGCTGAAGTCATGGAGCCGTATGATGTACACGCATGCACGGACGTGACCGGCTTTGGATTGATGGGACATACCCTGGAGATGGCCAAGGGCAGCGGAACCGGCATCACCATCTTCCAGAGCCGCGTGCCGGTGCTTCCACGCGTGCGGGAATTAGCGGAGCAAGGATTTGTCCCTGGCGGAACGAAGAACAATTTCGCGCATGTGGAAGCGAACATTACGTTCCCGGACTCGCTGGATCAGATCGGCCGATACATCCTGTGCGATGCGGTGACATCGGGAGGCTTGCTGATTTCTGTGAATCCGGATCAAAGCGAGCAGCTGTTGGATGAACTGCAGAAAGCCGGCGTTGAAGCGAGCCTGATCGGTGAGGTCACCGCAGAGAACGCGGGCCATATTGTGGTCGAAGCCTAG
- a CDS encoding permease translates to MVSSSSGNYPQQQPRGLDKRKTAIFVVLFLIIAIAGLSYVKWWPYYGKAFKAATEHSIGSSILGSDASGPISWSAALDYAAAYFKSVWKAAVLGILLGSLVQVLLPAQWLYKVLGSSRFKSTFLGGIVSLPGMMCTCCAAPIAAGLRKRNVSVGASLAFWLGNPVLNPATLIFMTFVLSWRFTLLRLVFGIVLTFGVSYLANRLAKGQQVPAPAELEKAEAAAEQKNEGPFALRWLKSLGMMILNVVPAYLLSVLLLGAFQGVLFPVELGSGILAILLFALVGTLFVIPTAAEIPIIQSFTALGLGAGPAAALLITLPAVSLPSLLMVSRSFPRKVLGFLFASVVILGIVAGIVGAWVL, encoded by the coding sequence ATGGTTTCATCATCAAGCGGCAACTATCCGCAACAGCAACCACGCGGTTTGGATAAACGCAAAACGGCGATATTTGTCGTTCTGTTTCTCATCATAGCCATCGCTGGCCTAAGTTATGTCAAGTGGTGGCCTTATTATGGAAAAGCGTTCAAAGCCGCCACCGAGCATTCGATTGGCTCTTCGATCCTTGGATCAGATGCTTCCGGACCCATTTCATGGAGTGCCGCGCTCGATTATGCAGCCGCCTATTTCAAATCGGTCTGGAAGGCCGCCGTCCTCGGGATTTTACTAGGATCGCTTGTCCAGGTGCTCCTGCCGGCTCAATGGTTATATAAAGTGCTTGGGAGCAGCCGGTTTAAGAGCACGTTTCTGGGCGGTATCGTCTCCTTGCCGGGGATGATGTGCACCTGCTGTGCCGCCCCTATCGCCGCCGGCCTGCGGAAACGTAATGTATCCGTCGGCGCCAGCCTGGCCTTCTGGCTGGGTAATCCGGTACTGAATCCGGCGACATTGATCTTCATGACCTTTGTCTTGTCCTGGAGATTTACTTTGCTCCGCCTCGTGTTTGGCATCGTGCTGACGTTTGGGGTAAGTTACCTCGCCAACCGTCTGGCGAAAGGCCAGCAGGTTCCCGCGCCAGCGGAGCTGGAAAAGGCGGAAGCGGCAGCCGAACAGAAGAACGAGGGACCGTTCGCTCTTCGCTGGCTGAAGAGCCTCGGGATGATGATCCTGAACGTTGTACCGGCGTATCTGTTGTCCGTCTTGCTGCTGGGAGCCTTCCAAGGCGTCTTGTTCCCCGTTGAGTTGGGCAGCGGCATTCTAGCCATCCTGTTGTTTGCCCTCGTCGGCACGTTGTTCGTCATTCCGACGGCTGCGGAAATTCCGATTATTCAATCGTTCACCGCGCTTGGGCTTGGCGCAGGCCCAGCTGCAGCCCTGCTCATCACGCTGCCGGCTGTCAGCCTGCCGTCTCTGCTGATGGTGTCGCGTTCGTTCCCGCGCAAGGTGTTGGGATTCTTGTTCGCCTCAGTGGTCATCCTTGGCATCGTTGCCGGGATTGTGGGCGCTTGGGTGCTGTAA
- a CDS encoding carbohydrate-binding protein, with protein sequence MLRYVLIAILACSLTGGAQIAPKQAAAEAGSTQATEAVYTFEAEAAANTYSGKAGPVPCDTCSGGAKVGNLYQGSAMQFNAVNVTEAGVYKLSLSYISGDPRSFMVSVNDGERERFSPPATKDWNTVGVFDFEVRLQAGDNTLSFDDDGGYAPDLDKISLTFVSSSEPGTDPGNGEDLELGAPLSTVKYGPIAVTRHAKGMSVTSGSLKLLYNTENGLSAYSWKNRGEEAKIQGAYSSIQLDQYLTSKDYAKHEFKLEEVERFHDRGGKGIKVTVNNRQEGLPTLKQIYYIYEQKDYLLTQVIAEQDTPLATNYIVPLIVDHRGGVDIGQYGDNRVLVAPFDNDAWSRYLSKTINTDLNNQNYESSELTAIFDNDSRRGFVVGSVSHDTWKTGIYWSGSNDRLNKLNVYGGFTSLASTHDSLPHAKVSGTTIASPKVFVGFFTDYRDGLETYGQANAVEAPPLAFGPGVPQGVPVGWNSWGAVGSKLSYDQVIETSNYFKEKLQGESFNNEGQLYINLDSYWDNMNDEQLGQLVDYIKANDQKAGIYYGPFVYWGDNLNQTVEGTDGKYTYGDIVLRDAQGNPLPKIDGAYAVDPTHPGTKQRIDYYMNRFKEHGFEYIKLDFLSHGALEGQHFNLQVFTGIQAYNEGMAYIVDALDGSMFISASIAPLFPSQYAHSRRISCDVDGSLGSTEYQLNNLTYGWWQNGTIYRYTDPDYMTLEKGGSLLGAQTRVNAAAISGTVFLNSDDVANQTAREYMEQLLVNPAVNAVAKKGLAFRPMEGNTGTAAADAYILKDGGGYYLAIFNFTNEPVERTISFERAAMDNKGKSGFRVTDLWTGEEWREKTELHVTLQGAESKLLQLVPVAGGGKK encoded by the coding sequence TTGCGACACCTGCTCCGGCGGGGCAAAAGTAGGCAACCTTTACCAAGGCTCGGCAATGCAGTTTAACGCGGTGAATGTAACGGAGGCAGGCGTTTATAAGCTAAGCTTGTCCTATATTTCCGGGGATCCCCGTTCGTTTATGGTCAGCGTAAATGACGGAGAGCGGGAGCGCTTCTCGCCGCCGGCGACGAAGGATTGGAATACGGTGGGCGTATTCGACTTCGAGGTCCGTTTACAGGCGGGCGATAATACGTTGTCTTTTGACGATGACGGCGGATATGCTCCGGATTTGGACAAAATTAGCTTGACCTTCGTCTCGTCCTCGGAGCCGGGAACCGATCCGGGGAACGGTGAAGATCTGGAGCTTGGTGCGCCGCTCAGCACGGTGAAATACGGGCCGATTGCCGTAACCCGGCACGCGAAAGGGATGAGCGTAACCAGCGGCAGTCTGAAGCTGCTCTATAATACGGAAAATGGGCTCTCGGCGTACAGCTGGAAAAATCGCGGTGAAGAGGCCAAGATCCAAGGGGCGTACAGCTCCATACAGTTGGACCAGTACTTAACCAGCAAGGATTACGCCAAGCATGAGTTCAAGCTGGAAGAGGTGGAGCGGTTCCACGACCGGGGAGGCAAAGGGATCAAGGTCACGGTGAACAACAGGCAGGAAGGTCTGCCGACCCTGAAGCAAATCTACTATATCTATGAGCAGAAGGATTATTTGCTCACTCAAGTTATTGCCGAGCAAGATACGCCGCTCGCAACGAACTATATTGTCCCGCTGATTGTAGATCACCGCGGCGGAGTGGATATCGGCCAATATGGCGACAACCGGGTGCTGGTAGCTCCCTTTGATAACGATGCATGGTCGCGGTATTTGTCCAAGACGATCAACACGGATCTCAACAATCAAAATTATGAAAGCTCGGAACTGACGGCCATTTTCGATAACGACAGCCGTCGCGGCTTTGTGGTGGGTTCGGTTAGCCATGATACGTGGAAAACCGGCATTTATTGGAGCGGATCCAATGACCGTCTGAACAAGCTGAACGTATATGGCGGCTTCACTTCTCTTGCTTCCACGCACGATTCGCTGCCGCATGCCAAGGTCAGCGGGACGACGATTGCTTCTCCGAAGGTGTTTGTTGGATTTTTTACCGACTATCGGGACGGTTTGGAAACCTATGGTCAGGCAAATGCAGTGGAAGCCCCGCCGCTGGCTTTTGGTCCCGGTGTTCCGCAAGGGGTCCCGGTGGGCTGGAACAGCTGGGGAGCTGTCGGCAGCAAATTAAGCTACGATCAAGTGATCGAAACCTCCAATTACTTTAAGGAGAAGCTGCAAGGAGAGTCGTTTAATAACGAAGGTCAGCTGTATATTAACCTCGACTCGTACTGGGATAATATGAACGATGAGCAGCTGGGGCAGCTGGTGGATTATATTAAGGCGAACGATCAAAAAGCAGGCATCTATTACGGCCCGTTCGTCTACTGGGGCGATAATTTGAACCAGACTGTGGAAGGCACGGACGGAAAATATACCTATGGCGATATCGTCCTTCGCGATGCGCAAGGGAATCCGCTGCCGAAGATAGACGGCGCCTATGCCGTCGATCCGACCCATCCGGGGACGAAGCAGCGTATCGACTATTATATGAATCGCTTTAAGGAGCATGGCTTCGAGTATATTAAGCTGGATTTTCTGAGCCATGGCGCATTGGAAGGCCAACACTTTAACCTGCAAGTTTTTACCGGCATTCAGGCTTATAACGAAGGAATGGCTTACATCGTGGATGCGCTGGACGGCTCGATGTTCATCAGCGCGTCGATCGCGCCGCTGTTCCCCAGCCAATACGCGCACAGCCGGCGGATCTCCTGCGATGTTGACGGTTCGCTGGGCAGTACGGAATACCAGTTAAACAACCTGACCTACGGCTGGTGGCAAAACGGAACCATCTACCGCTACACGGATCCGGACTATATGACGTTGGAGAAGGGCGGCTCACTGCTTGGAGCGCAAACCCGAGTGAACGCGGCGGCGATTTCCGGTACTGTGTTCCTAAACTCGGATGATGTGGCGAATCAGACGGCCCGGGAGTATATGGAGCAGCTGCTGGTGAACCCGGCGGTGAATGCGGTGGCGAAGAAAGGGCTAGCATTCCGGCCGATGGAGGGCAACACCGGAACGGCAGCGGCGGACGCTTACATCTTAAAAGACGGCGGGGGATATTATCTCGCGATCTTCAATTTCACGAACGAGCCGGTGGAACGGACGATCTCCTTCGAGCGGGCTGCCATGGACAACAAAGGGAAGTCCGGCTTCCGCGTGACGGATCTGTGGACTGGTGAAGAATGGCGTGAGAAAACGGAGCTGCACGTCACACTGCAAGGGGCCGAGTCGAAATTGCTTCAGCTTGTTCCTGTTGCGGGGGGCGGAAAAAAATAA